In Synergistaceae bacterium, one genomic interval encodes:
- a CDS encoding YraN family protein encodes MTQAQELGRFAEDKAAEYILSIGWRIIARNIRNKYGELDIIALDKGKNELVIIEVRARTIGKIQSPADSIGYRKLRSLINSSRLYIEDSLNWLGFWRIDLIGITIQEKNHPDNWTLEHIRDITSGMNLL; translated from the coding sequence ATGACTCAAGCTCAAGAATTAGGACGATTCGCAGAAGATAAAGCAGCAGAATATATTTTGTCTATAGGGTGGCGGATTATAGCCCGGAATATACGGAATAAATACGGCGAATTAGATATTATTGCGCTTGATAAAGGTAAAAATGAGCTTGTTATTATAGAAGTCAGGGCTCGGACAATCGGCAAAATTCAATCACCGGCGGACTCAATAGGTTATAGAAAATTGAGATCGTTAATAAATTCATCGCGTTTATACATTGAAGATAGTTTAAATTGGCTGGGATTCTGGCGCATTGACTTAATCGGAATAACTATTCAAGAAAAAAATCATCCCGATAACTGGACTCTCGAACACATACGCGATATAACTTCAGGAATGAATTTATTATAA
- a CDS encoding EscU/YscU/HrcU family type III secretion system export apparatus switch protein, whose protein sequence is MPQENSKRDKAVAIKYDNQKMAAPSVVAKGEGFIAQKIIERAIEADVPIVEDAALVSALISLELGEEIPAELYEVVARVLAWVYKLDREASIK, encoded by the coding sequence ATGCCTCAAGAAAATTCAAAACGTGATAAGGCCGTAGCTATAAAATATGACAATCAAAAAATGGCTGCTCCTAGTGTAGTTGCTAAGGGTGAAGGCTTTATCGCTCAAAAAATTATAGAACGTGCCATTGAAGCCGATGTGCCCATTGTTGAAGATGCCGCTCTTGTCTCGGCTTTAATATCGTTAGAACTGGGCGAAGAGATTCCCGCGGAATTATACGAGGTCGTCGCAAGGGTCTTAGCATGGGTATATAAACTTGATAGGGAAGCAAGCATAAAATAA